The proteins below are encoded in one region of Terriglobia bacterium:
- a CDS encoding zf-HC2 domain-containing protein, with amino-acid sequence MSACAAVRPLLDERLDGELSAERAAALEVHLAACGECRAVAEGLAAVRTTLRALPEHPLPPEALEAVLDRTVRRSRFRGLPRFSAAWPAWAGAAAVVILALLLLGGPLAPTQTGRPSADEVARGRDDARRVLSLASRALHRAERAACDTVVAGEVAPALRRVPIRWAPRPEPRRP; translated from the coding sequence GTGAGCGCGTGCGCTGCCGTCCGCCCGCTCCTCGACGAGCGCCTGGATGGCGAGCTGTCCGCGGAACGCGCCGCCGCGCTCGAGGTTCACCTCGCCGCGTGCGGCGAGTGCCGGGCCGTCGCCGAAGGGCTGGCGGCGGTGAGGACCACCCTTCGCGCGCTTCCCGAGCATCCCCTGCCCCCCGAGGCGCTCGAGGCCGTCCTCGACCGCACGGTACGCCGGAGCCGTTTCCGGGGTCTTCCGCGCTTCTCTGCCGCCTGGCCGGCATGGGCGGGCGCCGCCGCGGTCGTCATCCTCGCCTTGCTTCTCCTCGGGGGACCGCTGGCGCCCACGCAAACCGGCCGGCCATCCGCCGACGAGGTGGCAAGGGGCAGGGACGACGCGCGCCGGGTGCTGTCCCTCGCCTCCCGGGCGCTTCACCGGGCGGAGCGCGCGGCGTGCGATACGGTCGTCGCCGGAGAGGTCGCACCGGCGCTGCGTCGCGTCCCGATTCGATGGGCCCCAAGGCCCGAGCCGAGGAGACCATGA
- a CDS encoding RNA polymerase sigma factor: MTDEGFERAVREHRNRVHSHAVWLLRDGEEARDVSQEALVRLWRHRSDVPDAAARSWLLRTTHRLCLDRHRRTAARPEVAEDDSQEAQRADPAPDPERAAASSRLGGVLAGALERLAPRDRAIVLLREVEDLPYDEIAEALGIPLGTVKAALHRARERLRVTLLRAGVHP, encoded by the coding sequence ATGACGGATGAGGGATTCGAGCGCGCCGTGCGGGAGCACCGGAACCGGGTGCACAGCCACGCCGTCTGGCTGCTCAGGGACGGCGAGGAGGCCCGGGACGTGTCCCAGGAGGCGTTGGTGAGGCTCTGGCGGCACCGGAGCGACGTGCCCGACGCGGCCGCGCGAAGCTGGCTGCTCCGGACGACGCACCGTCTCTGTCTCGACCGCCACCGGCGCACTGCGGCGCGACCCGAGGTCGCCGAGGACGATTCCCAGGAAGCCCAACGGGCCGACCCCGCGCCCGACCCCGAGCGGGCCGCGGCTTCCTCCCGGCTGGGAGGCGTCCTGGCGGGCGCGCTCGAGCGCCTCGCCCCTCGAGACCGGGCGATTGTCCTGCTCCGCGAGGTCGAGGACCTACCCTACGACGAGATCGCCGAAGCTCTGGGTATCCCGCTCGGCACCGTCAAGGCCGCCCTCCACCGGGCGCGCGAGCGGCTGCGCGTGACCCTTCTGCGTGCGGGGGTGCACCCGTGA